The genomic stretch GAGATTTAGAGGCAAGAGTCTCAGGGTCGTATTTAGTCCGTTCGTGGTAGTGTTGAGCGATGGATTCGCGTATTTCTGGCATATTAATTTCAATACTCTTGGCTTTGTTATTTTGATCTTGGCATTCATCAGCCTCATTGTTTCGTGTTAGTTAGTACAAACTGCAAACACATTATGTGATGTCTGGTAAATCTTCGTAAATCCCTGTTAATCGGAATGAGTTGATTCTGGGATATCTGCCGAAATTACTCTATGGGTTCGTCGCCAACGGGTAACGCCATAGATACCAGCCGCTAAAATGAACCACACGGGACTGTAAACTATGAACCAAATACCCAATTTCAACAAGCTTAAACTCAACGCACCCAATGAGTCTGTAGAGTTATTCCAGGTTTCCTGAATTTGGGACGCTAAGTTAATCTGGGGAATGCTGGTAGATATCGCTGCTTCTAGGTTCAGGGTAATAGTGGAGTATGCAACTTGATTTTTTAAACTTTTTAATTGAGCATCAATTTGTTCTATCGATTGTCGGACGTTATTCAATTCTTGAGCTACAGTTAGCACATCTTTAATGGAACCCGCCCGATCCATAATTTTTTGTAAATTCGCCTCTGTTCTTTGCAGGTTATTTAATCTGGCTTGAAAATCCACTAAGCGATCGCCCACATCTTCGGCAGTAATATTACGATTACTTAAAGTGCCTAATTTAGCTAATTCTTTTATAGTAGGTTCTAATCGGTTTTGCGGAACTCGCAGCGTTATCGATGCAGTATGGCGAGAAGTTTCCCCTGTCGGCTGACGTTCGTTTAAACTGATTAAATCCCCTTGTTGTTGATTAATAATTTGAGAGACAGCATCGATACTCTGACTGACAGAGTTGACAATCACAGTCATGGCTGCCTTTTTAATCAATTGGGGACGCTCACGGGTTACTGGTGCAGCTTCCGCCTGGGGCGTACTTTCACTAATTGTAGGTGCTGCGGCTCGATTTTCCAGATTGCCTGAAGACAAAGCCGAATCTAAAGATGGCTGCACAGAAGCAGCGCAACTTGTAAATATTACCCCACCCAGTAAAGCGCTGACCAACACAGCCGATTTTTGTGGCAATTTCGTCAAAACGCGCATAATCTACCCCCAGATGGATGAAACTAATTTCAGTATGGCTGGGGTAAAACTCAAAGTCGAGATGGTTGCGATTTATGTAACAGAATAGACATCGATCTCATTCCACAAACACCGATAGGCTCAGATCCCCGACTTCTTCAAGAAGTCGGGGATCTTTTTGTTCGATAAACCTCTCTAGAGATGAATTGTCAAAAATCCCTGAGCAGTTACTAAATTAAGTAATGGTACTGCAAACTAAAACGATCAGCATGGAAACCACACAACTAGGAAACACAGGTGTATACGTGAGTGCAATTGGCTTGGGTGGAATGCCGATGTCAATTTACGATCGCCCTCCTGAATCCCAATCAATCGCAGTCATTCATCGCGCTTTAGATTTAGGCATTACATTTATTGACACTGCCGACTCTTATTGCAAAGATGAATCAGACAAGCACCACAACGAGCGACTCATTCACCAAGCACTTACCAGTTACAAAGGTGATATCAGCCAAGTAATTGTCGCTACCAAAGGCGGTTTGATGCGTCCTGATGGTAGTTGGGGACGTAACGGCAACCCAGAACATTTACGCCAAACAATTCGGGAAAGCTTTGAGATTTTAGGGGGAGATAAACCCATTGATTTGTGGCAATACCATTCTCCAGATCCTAATTACACCATAGAAGCATCCCTGACACCAGCCAAAGAAGCCGTAGAAGCCGGTTTGATTCGATTTGTGGGAGTTTCTAACTTTTCTGTGGAACAAATTAAACAAGCGCGGGATGTAGTGGATATTGTCTCCGTGCAGAATCAATACAGTCCTTGGGAACGACAGCCAGAAACTGATGGCGTGCTGCAATATTGTGAACAGGAAAAAATCACCTTTTTGCCGTGGAGTCCCTTTGGGGGAATGCGTCGCCATAGCAACTTGCCAGATATTCAGGCGATCGCGCAATTAGCCCAAGAAAAAAACGTATCATTATACTGTATTGTTTTGGCATGGTTGCGTTCCAAATCCCCATGTATATTGCCCATTCCTGGCGCTAGCAAAGTTTCCAGCATTGAAGACACAGTGCGTGCTGTGGAAGTGAAACTATCAGAAGCGGAAGTGCAAAAAATAGATCAGGCAACTTCGTAATTGTCCCCACTCCCTACCCTTTTAAGGTACAATCGAAAGCTGCTAATTAATGACAAAGCTGCTGACAGGAGATGCACTATGGCCCGGATGTATTATGACGAAGATGCCAATTTAGACCTTTTGGCTGGAAAAACGATTGCCATTATTGGCTATGGTTCCCAAGGTCATGCCCACGCCCTTAATCTAAAAGATAGTGGCTTGAATGTGATTGTGGGACTATATCCGGGTAGTAAGTCAGCAGCAAAAGCCGAAGCCTCTGGTTTAACAGTAAAATCTGTCGCCGATGCTGCGAAAGCTGCTGATTTCATCATGATTTTATTACCTGATGAAGTCCAAAAGACAGTTTACAAAGAAGAAATTGAACCAAATCTGCAAGCAGGTAACGTTGTCGCCTTCGCTCACGGCTTTAATATTCACTTTGGACAAGTCGTACCACCTGCTAACGTAGACGTGGTAATGGTAGCACCCAAAGGCCCAGGACACTTGGTGCGCCGGACTTATGAACAAGGACAAGGCGTACCAGCGCTGTTTGCAGTTTATCAAGATGCTAGTGGTCAGGCACGCGATCGCGCAATGGCATACGCTAGAGGTATCGGTGGTACACGCGCCGGTATACTCGAAACCACATTCCGCGAAGAAACCGAAACAGATTTATTTGGTGAACAAGCAGTATTGTGTGGTGGTTTAAGCGCCTTAATTAAAGCCGGATTTGAAACCTTAGTCGAAGCTGGATATCAACCAGAATTGGCTTACTTTGAATGTCTTCACGAAGTCAAACTGATTGTTGATTTGGTTGTAGAAGGCGGACTAGCCGAAATGCGCGACAGCATTTCTAACACTGCTGAGTATGGCGACTACACCCGTGGACCTCGCGTTGTTAACGCCAACACCAAAGCTGAAATGAAGAAGATTCTCAGCGAAATTCAATCTGGGCAATTTGCACGGGAATTCGTCTTAGAAAATCAATCAGGTAAACCAGGATTTACCGCCATGCGCCGCCAAGAAGCCGAACATCCCATTGAGGAAGTTGGTAAAGACTTACGCGCCATGTTTAGCTGGTTAAAGAAAGTTTAATCAACCTTTGTAGTGAGGGCTTCAGCCCTGAAATTAAAACTCACAGCGCTTTGCAAGTCAATGAAGTACACACCTTAATATTATAAATCTTGTGGGGTGGGCATCCTGCCCGCCCTTGTGTACTTCACTCAAATGAAATATGCTGTTATTCCTCACTAGAAATAACCAAGAAAAGATTTTATCCTAGCTACAGTAGAGTAGACGTTTTTTTCATCAGTATATTCTGGATTAATTGGAATCTCTTCGTAAGATTGCAGCACAATCACAGCGCGGTATTGTCTACCGTATTTAAATTGCTTATCTTGAATCTCCAAACGCAGAATCTTTTCTAGCGGTTCCTCGATAATTTTCTGAACACGTAAACTTTTACGCTCAATAAATACCTGATTCAGACTTTTATAGAAAATACAATTACTCACCGGCGCTGTCAATTCAAAAGCACCAATAGCCATCCCAATTAACAGACATAAATTTTTGAACAACATCGATTGACGTTGATTTTGTTCTAGTAATAAAAACCTTTGCCCAGAATTAATATAATTGTTAATTAATTGGGAATCTTGCTGATTTTTGCCATAGCTCTGACCAGATATCAGATCCCGTTCTCCCACAGAAGTCAGAATGACAACGTGATAATGTGTACTCCGGCTCTGTCTAGTAGTCTTCACATATGCGTTCTGAATATCAAAAATTCTCAGCCTCTGTTTCCTTCCCAGCAAACTAAACTGCCTCAATTCACAATTCATTTCGCTAGGTAAAGGGCGTTCGCAAGTGAGTCTGGCGGTAGCAAAATCAAAAAACAAGCAGTAAATCAGAAAACCCAAACAGCCAATAAAAAATGATCCCCCAAACAGCCATCTGCGAATCGGTAGGTGCTGGAGCCGTAATCGAGTGGGCGTTTCTTCGACAATTTTCATCAATTTTGGTATATAAAAGACTTAACTCATAACTTCAGTATTCCCCTCAAAGTCAGCATACCAATCACAACATATGCCAAAAATGCACCGTAACCCTGTCAAGCTGCTATCTCAAAGGCTAGGGAGTCAATTAACTTTATTATTCCTAGCTTGCTTTCTGGGGATGCAAAATGCTGTACAAGCCCAGTCTCAGCCAGCAACCGGACTTCTGCCATTTTTCGATAATATAAATAATCCGGTTCCTGTAGGTTTCCCCAGAGGGCAGAAATTAGACATTACGCCACCCCCTCCACAGCTAAATTCCTTTGACAAAGCTGTCCTCAAAATCTGCGGTCCCATCGGCACAAAAGTCACTCCCAATCAATTTAAACAGTTGTTGTCTGATTACCCAGGTGTATTACAGAAACTTCAGACAGTTAGCGGCGGCGAACTCCGTCCGGGACGCAGAAATAAAACCGAATTTATCGCAGATTTAACGGATATCTGGTTTAAGAATCGGGGATTTGAACATATTTTTTGTGGTGAACTCAAGAGCGCTGATGATATTGGTGGCTTGCATTTTTATGGTAGATATTTACAGTTACAAAATGAGGGAATTGGCGGACGCTTACCGAATAATCAGCGGCGTGAGGAAGTTGTTTCTGGTGTAATTTATACAATGGGTGTTGTGATTAAACAAGGAAACCGCACATTTACAGATGTGATTAAAGGCTATAGCTATCTGAGTAATGCTGAAGAATTGCTTATAGATGCGACCCAAATTTTTAAACTGCAAGAAAATTCTGAGGGAGCGTGTATTTTTAATGTGCGAGACCGGGATACTGGAACCACTTTTCCTAAAGTTTTTGTGCGGAGACAAAAAGCGATAGTTACCTTCTACCCCGATGCTACTCCCCAAGGTGCAAACTGTAAAAGATAAATAAATGAAGCTAGAAACAGAACGTCTGTTACTGCGTGAGTTTGTAGATACTGACTGGCCAGCAGTTTTTGCCTATCAATCAGATCCTTTATACTTGCGTTACTACAACTGGACTCACCTTACACAGACCGATGCTCGTGAATTTGTTCAGATGTTTATTAATCAGCAAAAAGAACGTCCACGAATAAAGTTTCAGTTGGCTGTTGTCCTCAAAGATGAAAATCATCTGATTGGCAATTGTGGTGTCCGTATCAATGATATGGAACTAAAGGAAGCAAACATTGGTTATGAACTGGATAGTCGATATTGGGGACGCGGTTATGCTACGGAAGCAGCACGAGCTATTTTGAAATTCGGCTTTGAAGAACTGAAAATCCATCGTATCTGGTCATGGTGCGTTGCAGAAAATTTAAGTTCTGTGCGGGTATTAGAAAAAAACAGTATGCGCTGTGAGGGTCGTCTACAGGAAAAAGAATTGATCAAAGGTAAATGGTACGATAGCTTGATTTACGCTATCCTTGACCACGAGTGGAAAAAGATTTAATTCCTTCAATGACTACTCCACGCAAGCTATCATACAGAGTTGGTATTTTTTCTAAAAATATCTCAAATAAAAGTCCAACAAATAACAAAAATATGAATAATCAAACAACAATTAACAAATCTCTAATTACCCAACTGCGAGAACAAATTGAATATCTAGTGCTGGTGTTCTCAGCAAAGTCATAACTCAAGATAAAGCTTGTCAATACACTTTATTTTGTTTAGCAGCTACAACTGAAATTTCTGAGCATACTTCGACTCGCAATGCGACTGTTAATGTTTTGGAAGGCAGAGGTTTACTCACCTTATCAGGTAAAGATGTTACACTTGAACCTGGAGTTTTTATCTTTATACCTGCTCATGCACCCCATGCCTTGAAAGCAGAAGAAAAATTAGCTTTTATCCTCACACTTTCTGAAAAAATAGATAAATAGGAGTTTTACCAAATGTCAATGTTAATTTCAACTTTCACCCAATATTTAGATATTTCTCAAATTCAATTAGAAGCTATGTTCACAATATCACTCATTGAGTTGCTCAATTCACCGGAACTGCAAGCAAAACTAGATAGTTTAGATACCAATTTACTGAGGGAAACTTTACCTACAGCCGGGGCAGTTTTAGCTAAAGAATTACCGCCTTTTTACCACTGGCTGAAACACGAGTTAGGGGTGAAGCGCGTTCCTGATAGTCCTGACCATACAACAAAATGGGTAATTGGTTTTGTAAATAATCAAGAAAGTTTAATTCGTTTAGTGGAGTTACACCGTCCAGTT from Nodularia sp. LEGE 06071 encodes the following:
- a CDS encoding cupin domain-containing protein gives rise to the protein MSEHTSTRNATVNVLEGRGLLTLSGKDVTLEPGVFIFIPAHAPHALKAEEKLAFILTLSEKIDK
- a CDS encoding GNAT family N-acetyltransferase, producing the protein MKLETERLLLREFVDTDWPAVFAYQSDPLYLRYYNWTHLTQTDAREFVQMFINQQKERPRIKFQLAVVLKDENHLIGNCGVRINDMELKEANIGYELDSRYWGRGYATEAARAILKFGFEELKIHRIWSWCVAENLSSVRVLEKNSMRCEGRLQEKELIKGKWYDSLIYAILDHEWKKI
- a CDS encoding aldo/keto reductase, giving the protein METTQLGNTGVYVSAIGLGGMPMSIYDRPPESQSIAVIHRALDLGITFIDTADSYCKDESDKHHNERLIHQALTSYKGDISQVIVATKGGLMRPDGSWGRNGNPEHLRQTIRESFEILGGDKPIDLWQYHSPDPNYTIEASLTPAKEAVEAGLIRFVGVSNFSVEQIKQARDVVDIVSVQNQYSPWERQPETDGVLQYCEQEKITFLPWSPFGGMRRHSNLPDIQAIAQLAQEKNVSLYCIVLAWLRSKSPCILPIPGASKVSSIEDTVRAVEVKLSEAEVQKIDQATS
- the ilvC gene encoding ketol-acid reductoisomerase, translating into MARMYYDEDANLDLLAGKTIAIIGYGSQGHAHALNLKDSGLNVIVGLYPGSKSAAKAEASGLTVKSVADAAKAADFIMILLPDEVQKTVYKEEIEPNLQAGNVVAFAHGFNIHFGQVVPPANVDVVMVAPKGPGHLVRRTYEQGQGVPALFAVYQDASGQARDRAMAYARGIGGTRAGILETTFREETETDLFGEQAVLCGGLSALIKAGFETLVEAGYQPELAYFECLHEVKLIVDLVVEGGLAEMRDSISNTAEYGDYTRGPRVVNANTKAEMKKILSEIQSGQFAREFVLENQSGKPGFTAMRRQEAEHPIEEVGKDLRAMFSWLKKV
- a CDS encoding EndoU domain-containing protein translates to MQNAVQAQSQPATGLLPFFDNINNPVPVGFPRGQKLDITPPPPQLNSFDKAVLKICGPIGTKVTPNQFKQLLSDYPGVLQKLQTVSGGELRPGRRNKTEFIADLTDIWFKNRGFEHIFCGELKSADDIGGLHFYGRYLQLQNEGIGGRLPNNQRREEVVSGVIYTMGVVIKQGNRTFTDVIKGYSYLSNAEELLIDATQIFKLQENSEGACIFNVRDRDTGTTFPKVFVRRQKAIVTFYPDATPQGANCKR
- a CDS encoding DUF4349 domain-containing protein, which encodes MRVLTKLPQKSAVLVSALLGGVIFTSCAASVQPSLDSALSSGNLENRAAAPTISESTPQAEAAPVTRERPQLIKKAAMTVIVNSVSQSIDAVSQIINQQQGDLISLNERQPTGETSRHTASITLRVPQNRLEPTIKELAKLGTLSNRNITAEDVGDRLVDFQARLNNLQRTEANLQKIMDRAGSIKDVLTVAQELNNVRQSIEQIDAQLKSLKNQVAYSTITLNLEAAISTSIPQINLASQIQETWNNSTDSLGALSLSLLKLGIWFIVYSPVWFILAAGIYGVTRWRRTHRVISADIPESTHSD